The genomic window AATAAAGAGGTTTGTATCTATTCTAATTTGggttataataataaaataaaaaatttaacattaaatgggtccatagctcagtggtagagcatttgactgcagatcaagaGGTCACCGGTTCGAACCCGGTTGGGGCCcttttaaaatgattttttaatTCAGTTTATATATCATAGTTCATACACATCTATATTGCAACTACAAAATCCACAAGCCAATGCTAGTGCCAGATATGAAATACCTTGAAATGTGAAAGGGGTATTATGAGTAATTGTTACAAGTTAAAACAACAATACTACGAATTTACTtttagattgaatgaatgaaaccagtacaaagagaagaaaagatagactGAAGTTGACAATATCGCATACCATCACATACAAATAGAGTTATCATCACACACAAATAGAGTTAATGGTCAAATACTCTCTTAGTTCCTtttaacattttgaaaaaaatttagagaACTACCATTTTTAAAAAACAAGTTTGACTATTAACCCCCACACAAATTTCCTATTTTGTGTATGGGCTATGGAGGCATAAACATTGAAGCAAAATTTTTACTAATCAACATGAATCATATCATAAATTCATAATTAAATATATTTCGTTTTAAGTTAGTTTCTGCATTGATAATGAATTTTCAACATAATTTGCATTGCATTGCTCTTAGGTGGGTGGAAGCCTGGAAGGGACACAAAGATGAAACAAGCTACTCGTTAATGGTTCGTATAGTCGACCTCTACTTAGGCATAATAAGTCATGGCGTTGGCATAGATGcctaaatagaaaaatcaaatctTAGAATTTAGAAATTCATATTCTGAATGCTAACATCACAAAAACTGTATGAAGATACATCCAACATAAGATACTATCTTATGTAACTTTGCTACCCTCACTCGAAGGATATAAAAACTTTAAGTCGCCAGGAGAATGCCTCCGAATCGTGCATATGGCTCCGAACTTTTCGACTGTATTGCTCCAAGGTATGTGCCTGCTCATTTATGATATCATTAGACATTGTTTCTTCAGCTAATCTAACAGCTGCTATTTGAGAAAGTTGAAAGTTCTCCGCCACATGTTGTAGCTTCCTAGCTGTTTCGCCCTCACCCAACATCATAAGGGAAACCAACAAAGATTTCAGCTCGCGTCTGGCTTCCGGTGTCAAGGACATGCCTTTAAGATGCTCCACCAAGGCCATCTCCTCATCAGGACTGCAATAGTGAGTAAACCAACGTTAGCATTCACGTGTTTCAGTTACTAATAAAAACAACAATTGTGCATGAGGAGAAGTTGCTGGGTCGGGGTTCACAGAAATTTATCATGTCCAAATACCTCCCAGGACGGATTTTCCCTCTTTTCTTCTGACGTCTGCTGTTTCTTGCCTTGCTAGTTGCAGTTGAGCTAAGGGAAGCAGCAGAACTTCTCTGGGTCCTGTTGatgaaaggagaaaaataaatgataGCGAACAATATCACTAAAGTGAAAATATTTCGGGGTGTATTATAAATCAGCATGATACATCTTGCAGAATATAATCAGATAATATAGGATCAATGCATACCCTGTGGTGTATGCACTCATTCCACTCAAATTACTGCTAGTTTCTGAAGCAGCATCATCATCAATATCACTCGCTGCACGTTCCTCTGACTGGAGCTTTGCCGCCAGAAGTAATCTTCTCTGTCGAACAGCCAAGTAACGGGCCAAGTATTTCCCTGCTTTCTCTATGCCTTCTTCATATTCCCCAATAAGTGTGCTTGCACATTCCGCAGATGCGTTGTTCACTGCTTTAATTAAGTCATCTCTTCTATGCATAAAAGCAACCCTCAGTGCCTCCTCCCACTCCCTTGCAGAAATCAGCAAATTCACCCCATTGCTAATATCTCCACAGTACTCCAGGGCAATTTTGGCAGCTTCCCCAGGTTTACCAAGGGCTTGAAGTTCTTCACAAAGCTCACTAGCAAGATGCAGGACCTCATCTTTTCCAAGATTAAGGAACCCAGCAATTGTAAGCACCCCACTCCAGTTATTAATAGCACGATAAGACTTCAGAGCCTTATCCAGGCAGGAACATGACAAATAAATTGTTGCAGCATCTTCAAAGCACTTTTCGTCACTAAGATAATCTCCCCATGCCTCAAGGAAGGGCATCTTCTTTGCAGGGTCAGTAAAAAGTTTAAGAGACAATGGAAAAAGTTGAGGGTTTTTCTTCACAAGTGCCATACAATCATCATAATAAGAATCTCCAGCGGATGCAAGATGTCTGAGAGCCTTTTCAAACCTTTTCAGCTTCAGGTCAATATTATATTGCATTAACAGAGTAGGCATACGCTGCAATTCTTGTAAGAAAGGCAAAAATTCTTTAGGATCTTTCTGAGCATTCAATGCCACAATTGCTGCAAGATTTAAATCATACAGACCCAATGCAGATTCATAGACAGCATCTGGATCAGCCAACCACAGAAGATGCTTCAATGCTTCTTCAGCAGAAGGGTAAGACATTCTCCTCTGGTCATCAGCATGAGACAATTCCATTTCACGGATGACTTTTATTCTCTTAAGAGCATCTTCAAGTAACGGAGGATCACTCCGGGCTAGAGTGGTCAAAATGCAAAGCTCCCTACTTGGACTTTCTGTCAAGTGATCCTCAAGTGCTTTCCTTACAGCCATCAGAACAGAAGAAATCTTGTCACCAGCGATATCTCCAACTAGCATAACATTAGCAATCTCTGGACAGGGGactgaaatatgatttttgtagAGTTTCTCTATAATATTTTCATTCTTTATGGAACAAACAAACTCGGTTATGTAACCCAGATTGTTAACCTGTCTAACAAATTCAGAGGCCAATAGTGAAAATGCCTGCCAACCACAGTAATCTACAATAACATTGAAATCTATTCTATGTCGCCTAACCATAAATAATGCATCTTTAAAGCGCTTTTGAACTAAGGCATTGATGATAGAGGCCAAAACCAATTTTCTAGGGTACGTGCACTCTAGGTTTCCCCGAGTAGTTTGCAGTATAATGGCAGCTTCATCCCCATGTAGGACTCCAACAATTTTAGCACCTCTCTCCCATATATTTATGTAGTTTTCACTTTCTTGTCTTCTCCTGCTGTTGATGTGAACAAAGTTCGCATACTTTGTATCTAACTCACCATTAAATATATCAGAAATGTCAACAATAAAAAGCAAATCTTGTTTAGTTGCAAGAACTAAATGTGTGGTAACTAGATCATCCAAATTTGAGTAAAATGAGAAACTGCTACAGTTGCTACAGATTATCCCGCCATTTGCTTGCAGTCTGCCAATCTCATCCATCCCAAAAAGCACGGGTTTTGATTGCCCACCACTGTCAACTAGCACTACACTCATCCATGGGCAAGCCGATGAAAAATCTTGATATTCTTGCTCAGGATATCCTCTATTAAAGCCAATTTTTGAGACATACTCTCTGATCTTTCCACCAGAAAACTGCATATATGCAGAACATTTACCAGCAGGATTTGGAGCAATGCTGATCACTTGATCTTCAAGGGAACTTTGCTTTGAGATTCTTGCATGCCAGCCTGAGCACGTCAATAATCCCGGAACATGATCCTCAGAACACTCT from Arachis ipaensis cultivar K30076 chromosome B09, Araip1.1, whole genome shotgun sequence includes these protein-coding regions:
- the LOC107617718 gene encoding elongator complex protein 1 isoform X2, with the translated sequence MCDVLSSDPLLKKLKVWERDSGALLASSEAKPFAGTVLEWMPSGAKIAAVYDRKDENKCPSIVFFERNGLERSKFSINEGVNANIKALKWNCSSDLLAGVVECENYDAIKVWYFSNNHWYLKHEVRYLKQDEVSFIWDPAKPLQLICWTRGAQVTVYNFVWVTAVTENSIALVVDGSNIHVTPLSLSLMPPPMYLFSLKFSSHVRGMALYCKNSKNQLAAFLSDGCLCIVEFPSIETWEELEGKEFNVEASHAEVVFGSNLHLVWLDSRTLLAVSHYGFCYSNDLSQTSLSEGSVRGFYLQEMELECSEDHVPGLLTCSGWHARISKQSSLEDQVISIAPNPAGKCSAYMQFSGGKIREYVSKIGFNRGYPEQEYQDFSSACPWMSVVLVDSGGQSKPVLFGMDEIGRLQANGGIICSNCSSFSFYSNLDDLVTTHLVLATKQDLLFIVDISDIFNGELDTKYANFVHINSRRRQESENYINIWERGAKIVGVLHGDEAAIILQTTRGNLECTYPRKLVLASIINALVQKRFKDALFMVRRHRIDFNVIVDYCGWQAFSLLASEFVRQVNNLGYITEFVCSIKNENIIEKLYKNHISVPCPEIANVMLVGDIAGDKISSVLMAVRKALEDHLTESPSRELCILTTLARSDPPLLEDALKRIKVIREMELSHADDQRRMSYPSAEEALKHLLWLADPDAVYESALGLYDLNLAAIVALNAQKDPKEFLPFLQELQRMPTLLMQYNIDLKLKRFEKALRHLASAGDSYYDDCMALVKKNPQLFPLSLKLFTDPAKKMPFLEAWGDYLSDEKCFEDAATIYLSCSCLDKALKSYRAINNWSGVLTIAGFLNLGKDEVLHLASELCEELQALGKPGEAAKIALEYCGDISNGVNLLISAREWEEALRVAFMHRRDDLIKAVNNASAECASTLIGEYEEGIEKAGKYLARYLAVRQRRLLLAAKLQSEERAASDIDDDAASETSSNLSGMSAYTTGTQRSSAASLSSTATSKARNSRRQKKRGKIRPGSPDEEMALVEHLKGMSLTPEARRELKSLLVSLMMLGEGETARKLQHVAENFQLSQIAAVRLAEETMSNDIINEQAHTLEQYSRKVRSHMHDSEAFSWRLKVFISFE
- the LOC107617718 gene encoding elongator complex protein 1 isoform X1; translation: MKNLKLYLEVPLYLQLNSDADETLRFSAFDIERNRLFFFSSHNIIYTSHLSCFHEKGTWSKSSLPADGVGTVDLEPDDSVTSFDYLMEKEALILGTANGLLILYSVEDNAIEVVGNVEGGVRCISPSPDGELIAILTGFGQILVMTCDWDLLYETPLGDDLPEAIDVSEEKFLSNLFEQHPISWRGDGKYFAAMCDVLSSDPLLKKLKVWERDSGALLASSEAKPFAGTVLEWMPSGAKIAAVYDRKDENKCPSIVFFERNGLERSKFSINEGVNANIKALKWNCSSDLLAGVVECENYDAIKVWYFSNNHWYLKHEVRYLKQDEVSFIWDPAKPLQLICWTRGAQVTVYNFVWVTAVTENSIALVVDGSNIHVTPLSLSLMPPPMYLFSLKFSSHVRGMALYCKNSKNQLAAFLSDGCLCIVEFPSIETWEELEGKEFNVEASHAEVVFGSNLHLVWLDSRTLLAVSHYGFCYSNDLSQTSLSEGSVRGFYLQEMELECSEDHVPGLLTCSGWHARISKQSSLEDQVISIAPNPAGKCSAYMQFSGGKIREYVSKIGFNRGYPEQEYQDFSSACPWMSVVLVDSGGQSKPVLFGMDEIGRLQANGGIICSNCSSFSFYSNLDDLVTTHLVLATKQDLLFIVDISDIFNGELDTKYANFVHINSRRRQESENYINIWERGAKIVGVLHGDEAAIILQTTRGNLECTYPRKLVLASIINALVQKRFKDALFMVRRHRIDFNVIVDYCGWQAFSLLASEFVRQVNNLGYITEFVCSIKNENIIEKLYKNHISVPCPEIANVMLVGDIAGDKISSVLMAVRKALEDHLTESPSRELCILTTLARSDPPLLEDALKRIKVIREMELSHADDQRRMSYPSAEEALKHLLWLADPDAVYESALGLYDLNLAAIVALNAQKDPKEFLPFLQELQRMPTLLMQYNIDLKLKRFEKALRHLASAGDSYYDDCMALVKKNPQLFPLSLKLFTDPAKKMPFLEAWGDYLSDEKCFEDAATIYLSCSCLDKALKSYRAINNWSGVLTIAGFLNLGKDEVLHLASELCEELQALGKPGEAAKIALEYCGDISNGVNLLISAREWEEALRVAFMHRRDDLIKAVNNASAECASTLIGEYEEGIEKAGKYLARYLAVRQRRLLLAAKLQSEERAASDIDDDAASETSSNLSGMSAYTTGTQRSSAASLSSTATSKARNSRRQKKRGKIRPGSPDEEMALVEHLKGMSLTPEARRELKSLLVSLMMLGEGETARKLQHVAENFQLSQIAAVRLAEETMSNDIINEQAHTLEQYSRKVRSHMHDSEAFSWRLKVFISFE